The Myroides phaeus DNA segment ATTGTATTTTAAAAAATATCTTCGTAATAATTAAGAAATACAATTATGAAATTACAACATATTACAATTTATACAAATGACATTCTACAAACAAAGGATTTCTATGTAAACACATTAAATTTTTCAATTATTCAAGAAACAGAGAATAGGATTACTTTCAAGATTGGTGATAGCCAACTTACTTTTATTCATACATCGAATGATCTTGAAATCTATCACTACGCATTTAATATTCAACCCAACCACTTAAACGAAGCGATTACGTGGTCAGAGAAACGATTTAAACTACTCTTATCTCCTACCAATAACATTGTTACCAATTTTGAACAATGGAAAGCCGAATCTATATATTTCTATGATAACAATGGTAATCTTTTAGAATTTATAGCAAGAGAAGATAGCCCTATTTTAATAGATAAATCCTTTTCATCAGCTGCAATACTTAACATCAGTGAGTTTGGTGTGGTTTCAGAAAAAGCATTAGACAAGGCAAAAGAACTAATAACACTTCATAATCTCTCGTTATTTGACAAAGCAGTTGCCTCAAATCAATTCTTAGCATTAGGAGATGATGAGGGACTACTTATTTTTGTAGAACCAAATAGAGCTTGGTATCCAACTACAGCTAAAGCCAAAAAGTCACAAGCTAAAATAACTATAGTTATTAATAATAACGAAGTAAACCTGCAAAGTACAAATCTATATAAATAAAAAAAGCTGAGATAAATCTCAGCTTTTGTGACCCGACTGGGGCTCGAACCCAGGACCCCAACATTAAAAGTGTTGTGCTCTACCAACTGAGCTATCGAGTCATTAAATCTTTTTCTACTGACCTTCTTTAAAATAAAAATATCAGCATTCTTGCAAAATTTTATTTTCACATACTAAAGACATGAAAATAAAAAAGCTGAGATTGATCTCAGCTTTGTGACCCGACTGGGGCTCGAACCCAGGACCCCAACATTAAAAGTGTTGTGCTCTACCAACTGAGCTATCGAGTCATTGATAAACATTTATTTGTTTCTCAATTGCTGTGCAAAGGTAGCCTTTTTTGAAAACTACACAAACATAGATATCACTTTTTTTAAAAAAAAATCACCCAACATTTTAAACACCACAGTATGAGTAAATAAGACTATAAAATATTTTATGTTATTTATTACATTTAAAGAACAGTTTAAAAAACACCATTTAAGATGTTTATAACTCACTCAAATACATATATGACAAATATCATTTTAAATGTTAAATTTAATACATACCTTTATTGTTAAAATAACAAAAATAAAACATATTATGACTTTACACAACTTACCTCTTTACAACTTTGGTAACGGAACTTTTATGATCATTATCTTCGCATTAGTTTGTGTTGCCTTAGTTATCGCATTGTTCATGATGATGGGGAATTCGAAAAAAGTAAATGATGATGATGAAAAAACAGAAGAAAACTAAAAATAAAGCTACTTAATCACTTAAGTAGCTTTATTTTTTTACCGCCTTTTTTCTCAAAAAAATAACAAGAGTGTCTGTATAAAACAAAAAAAGACAACTGAATACATTCAATTGTCTTTCTTAAGTGACCGCGATCAGATTCGAACTGACACGTCTTGCGACACCACCCCCTCAAGATGGCGAGTCTACCAATTCCTCCACGCGGCCGGTAGTTATATATTCTTTATCCTAAAGTTATGAATAATATTTACTTTTCATTAAAGCAAGGCACAAAAATATTAGGCGTTTCATTTGAAAAATAAAAATACATCTTCTCTTCTATAAAACAGAAAAAGCTACTCCGTAAAGAGTAGCTTTGTGACCCGACTGGGGCTCGAACCCAGGACCCCAACATTAAAAGTGTTGTGCTCTACCAACTGAGCTATCGAGTCAGTGTATTTCTGAAAGTGATTTTTATTTTTGTGACCCGACTGGGGCTCGAACCCAGGACCCCAACATTAAAAGTGTTGTGCTCTACCAACTGAGCTATCGAGTCAATGTTATTTCTGAAACTATACTTTTGATCTTTGTGACCCGACTGGGGCTCGAACCCAGGACCCCAACATTAAAAGTGTTGTGCTCTACCAACTGAGCTATCGAGTCAATGTTTCAGAAATGACTATTTATTTTATATGTGACCCGACTGGGGCTCGAACCCAGGACCCCAACATTAAAAGTGTTGTGCTCTACCAACTGAGCTATCGAGTCAATGCTAATAAGAAATTGAATATGATTTTGTGACCCGACTGGGGCTCGAACCCAGGACCCCAACATTAAAAGTGTTGTGCTCTACCAACTGAGCTATCGAGTCATTATTTCAATTCCTTATTGCGGGTGCAAATATAGAACACTTTTTTAAAAAGTCTAAGCTTTTTTGGTTTATTTTTGTCTTTTATTTTCAAATATTACCTAAGACACTAAGGTACAACCCCTTATTTTTATGAAAAAAATTATCCTATTAGGCTATATGGGCTCAGGAAAATCAACAATTGGTAAAATACTGGCTAAGCACCTACACTTACTTTTTATAGATTTAGACCTTGAAATCGAAAAAAAACTCAATATGAGTATAAAAGAGATCTTCAAAACTAAAGGAGAAGTATATTTTAGAAAGATAGAACACCAATTATTACATAGTATAGTAGCTGAAAATGATAACTTCGTTTTAAGCTTGGGTGGAGGAACTCCTTGTTATGCGAATAACCACCTTGTATTACAAGAACCAGGAATTTGCTCAATCTATTTAAAAGGATCTATTAAAACTCTTGCAGAACGCTTAGAAAAAGAAAAAGAGCACCGCCCAGTATTAAATAATAATACAGACGATACTCTTGAAACTTTTATAGCGAAACATTTATTTGATCGTAGCTATTTCTACTATCAAGCTAAACATATTATTACTATCGATAATAAGACTCCTGAAGAACTTATCAAAGAAATAGAAGTATTAGCTTAAATAAGCATACTCTTCTTCTCCATCAAAAACTACTTGAATGTGTTCTAATAATGATGTAGACAATGATATCCCTTTAAAGTCCGCTTTAACGGGATAGTTCTTGTGGTTTCTATCTACTAAGACAGCCGTTTTTAATTTCTTTAATGGCACATCTAAGAAGTGCTTTACTCCATATATTAATGTAGCTCCAGAATTTAAAACGTCATCTACCAATACTACGGCTTTATTAGCATATTCAGAACTATCTAAAGATGTCTCTATTGGATTGATAGGATTTTGTTTATCAATTCTTACTTCACATAACTTAACTGAAATAGTTGAAATTTCTTGTAATGCTTCTGCTAACTTTTGAGCAAATACATATCCGCTGTTTGCAACACCTGCAATTACAATCTCTTCCTCATCTACATAAGTTTCGTAAATCTGATAAGCAATACGTTTACTCTTAAACTTAATTTCTTCTTTGGTTAAAATAATCTTTTTAGTCATGTTGTTTTATAGTTATAAAAAATAATTCTCTTCCTGCCCTTGGCTTAATCGAATTATATGCTGTTTCTATTAAATTGATATTCAACTTCTCTGAAAGCAATGTTGTGTACTCTTCCTTACTACCTCCAAATGGCGGCTCATCATTTTTAAACTCACAATCAAATAGTACACCTACCAATTTACCTCCTGGCAAAAGTAAATCATACATTTTATCCACATACTTCTTTCTCAATGTTTTTGGAAGTGAACAGAAAAAAGTTTGTTCTATGATAAGATCATATTGTCCGTTGTGTTCAAAAAAATCACCTAACACTACTTTGTCTTCAGGGAAATCAGATACGGCATCACAAGTTTCTCTCATAGCAATATCCGTTAAATCAAGCCCTATTATATTCGTAAAACCTAAACGATGTAAATACAACAACTCGTGTCCGTGACCTAAACCAGGAACTAAAATCTTAATATCCTTATTAGGCAATTGATCTATATATTCCTTTAAAGGAGTTGTAATAGCTCCAACACTCCACTTAGCATTGTTATCTATATATCTCCCCTCCCAATAATCTTTATTCAATGGTTTCGTCATCTTCAATATCTAAATAGTCATCTATATCACGTCTGTCCTTTTTAGTAGGTCTTCCCATTCCTTTAGAACGATAATAATCTTTTGATAATTTAAGGAGTTCTAAATGCTCAAATGACTCAGCAGGTGTCGTATCCTTTCTATAAATATCTACCAATTTTGCCCCTACTCTATTTGGAGGAAGGTCTAAGACTGTCAATTGATAAAGTATTTGGTCTTTTCTAAGCGTAATTTTATCTGTTGGAAAAACCTCTCTTGATGCTTTGGCACTCTGACCATTTACAGTAATATGTCCCTTTTTACAAGCTTCCGTTGCAATACTTCTTGTTTTATAGTATCTAATACACCACAAATATTTATCTATTCGCATATTTTAGCATTAATTTTCTCTTACAAAGTACACAAAAATAAAGTAAAATTGTATCTTGCACTACTAAAATAACTCAAAAATGAATAGATTATTTACAGTTTTAAGTCTTGCCTTTATAGGACTTATTGCCGCTAATTGTAATAAAGATGATAGCCCAAGTGGCCCAAGTGTAGTTGAATTAAGAGACCGCGCTGAAGTTAAACAAGAAAATGAGGCAAGTATTGAAGCTTATTTAAAATCTCATTATATCAAAGAAGAAGGTGATATCATCACTTTTGAAACCATTAAAAATAGTGAATCTTCTATTTGGGATGATTCACGTTTAGTTAAAGACTTTGTGTTAAAATCAGATATGTATGATTTTGAACCAATTCGTAATCCAAATGGTACTACTTCTTTAAAATATACTAAACCAAAAGATGAACTTCAATATAAAGTTTATTATTTAGTTATAAATGAAGGAAAAGGTGACAGAGCATCTACAATTGATTCTACTTATGTAAAACTTAATAATCTTACTTTAAGAAATGAAGAGTTTAATCCTAACTTCCCTGGAAAATATTATACTTTTCCTACTACGCCTAAAGACTTTATGAATATTTCTAATGGACAATATTCAAAAGTACCTGGACAACTTAGAAGTGCTGAACGTCAATTATTAACAAAGATAAAAACAGCGACAGGAATTAAAAATGGTGAAGATGGATTACCAACTTATGATGAAGGATCTGCAGGTAGAATTATTGCTTTTATCCCATCTGGTTTAGGATATTTTAATGCTGGAGCAGGAAGTAAATTAAAAGGTTATGAAGCTTATATTACTGACCTAACATTAATCCATAGATTAGAAAGAGATCACGATGGTGATGGTATTCTTTCAAAATACGAGGTTAATG contains these protein-coding regions:
- a CDS encoding VOC family protein; translation: MKLQHITIYTNDILQTKDFYVNTLNFSIIQETENRITFKIGDSQLTFIHTSNDLEIYHYAFNIQPNHLNEAITWSEKRFKLLLSPTNNIVTNFEQWKAESIYFYDNNGNLLEFIAREDSPILIDKSFSSAAILNISEFGVVSEKALDKAKELITLHNLSLFDKAVASNQFLALGDDEGLLIFVEPNRAWYPTTAKAKKSQAKITIVINNNEVNLQSTNLYK
- a CDS encoding shikimate kinase translates to MKKIILLGYMGSGKSTIGKILAKHLHLLFIDLDLEIEKKLNMSIKEIFKTKGEVYFRKIEHQLLHSIVAENDNFVLSLGGGTPCYANNHLVLQEPGICSIYLKGSIKTLAERLEKEKEHRPVLNNNTDDTLETFIAKHLFDRSYFYYQAKHIITIDNKTPEELIKEIEVLA
- a CDS encoding phosphoribosyltransferase family protein codes for the protein MTKKIILTKEEIKFKSKRIAYQIYETYVDEEEIVIAGVANSGYVFAQKLAEALQEISTISVKLCEVRIDKQNPINPIETSLDSSEYANKAVVLVDDVLNSGATLIYGVKHFLDVPLKKLKTAVLVDRNHKNYPVKADFKGISLSTSLLEHIQVVFDGEEEYAYLS
- a CDS encoding methyltransferase domain-containing protein — encoded protein: MTKPLNKDYWEGRYIDNNAKWSVGAITTPLKEYIDQLPNKDIKILVPGLGHGHELLYLHRLGFTNIIGLDLTDIAMRETCDAVSDFPEDKVVLGDFFEHNGQYDLIIEQTFFCSLPKTLRKKYVDKMYDLLLPGGKLVGVLFDCEFKNDEPPFGGSKEEYTTLLSEKLNINLIETAYNSIKPRAGRELFFITIKQHD
- a CDS encoding RNA-binding S4 domain-containing protein; protein product: MRIDKYLWCIRYYKTRSIATEACKKGHITVNGQSAKASREVFPTDKITLRKDQILYQLTVLDLPPNRVGAKLVDIYRKDTTPAESFEHLELLKLSKDYYRSKGMGRPTKKDRRDIDDYLDIEDDETIE
- a CDS encoding EF-hand domain-containing protein, which encodes MNRLFTVLSLAFIGLIAANCNKDDSPSGPSVVELRDRAEVKQENEASIEAYLKSHYIKEEGDIITFETIKNSESSIWDDSRLVKDFVLKSDMYDFEPIRNPNGTTSLKYTKPKDELQYKVYYLVINEGKGDRASTIDSTYVKLNNLTLRNEEFNPNFPGKYYTFPTTPKDFMNISNGQYSKVPGQLRSAERQLLTKIKTATGIKNGEDGLPTYDEGSAGRIIAFIPSGLGYFNAGAGSKLKGYEAYITDLTLIHRLERDHDGDGILSKYEVNVQKPVEELTLEDYFGFDTDGDGIPNFLDDDDDGDGVLTKTELFKERVDGVNIYYNFDDPALKTCNDIPRYLDKSCFPDQKDGEIIWPKK